From the Euphorbia lathyris chromosome 6, ddEupLath1.1, whole genome shotgun sequence genome, one window contains:
- the LOC136233615 gene encoding metalloendoproteinase 3-MMP-like, with translation MTQNHQTILLCYLSETYTTPSIAFPLSSLFTIIILILTSLVLADTKHDYKNTSPFDFLKNLQGCHKGQNVQGIQDLKKYLQHFGYLNYQKQSLVNIFDDELESAIKTYQLNYHLNPTGILDSETVSQMRRPRCGVADIINGKTRMNSSKLHIVSHYAFFPGNAKWPANKYHLRYAFRHGTGEDAVGAVKRAFKTWEVNTQLFSFEMIEYYLNSDIIVGFYRGEHGDGAAFDGPGGSVAHAFVPPYGMFHYDADEIWSVEAKEGAMHLESVALHEIGHLLGLAHSYVEDAVMFPTILPGQIKGLKDDDIQGIKALYNL, from the exons ATGACTCAGAAT CACCAAACCATACTGCTTTGTTATCTATCAGAAACATACACTACTCCTTCCATCGCTTTCCCTCTATCTTCATTATTTACTATCATTATTCTTATCCTTACTTCCCTTGTTTTAGCAGACACAAAACATGATTACAAAAACACATCACCATTTGATTTCCTAAAAAATCTCCAAGGATGCCATAAGGGTCAAAATGTACAAGGCATTCAAGACCTCAAGAAGTACCTTCAGCATTTTGGTTACTTAAACTATCAAAAACAATCTCTTGTTAACATTTTTGATGACGAATTAGAATCCGCAATCAAAACCTACCAACTCAATTACCATTTAAACCCCACCGGAATTCTAGACTCCGAAACAGTCTCTCAAATGAGGAGGCCTAGGTGTGGAGTAGCAGATATCATCAATGGAAAAACAAGAATGAATTCATCTAAACTCCATATAGTATCTCACTATGCATTCTTCCCTGGAAATGCCAAATGGCCAGCAAATAAGTATCATTTAAGGTACGCATTTCGTCACGGAACAGGAGAAGATGCAGTGGGAGCAGTAAAGAGAGCATTCAAGACATGGGAAGTTAACACACAATTATTCAGTTTTGAAATGATAGAATATTACTTGAATTCGGATATAATAGTGGGGTTTTACAGAGGTGAACATGGGGATGGTGCAGCATTTGATGGACCAGGAGGGAGTGTGGCTCATGCATTTGTACCACCATATGGTATGTTTCATTATGATGCAGATGAGATATGGTCAGTTGAAGCAAAAGAAGGTGCTATGCATTTGGAGAGTGTAGCTTTGCATGAAATTGGGCATCTGCTTGGACTTGCTCATAGTTATGTGGAAGATGCTGTTATGTTTCCTACTATTCTTCCTGGACAAATTAAGGGTTTGAAGGATGATGATATTCAAGGCATCAAGGCCTTGTACAACCTTTGA